One segment of Platichthys flesus chromosome 15, fPlaFle2.1, whole genome shotgun sequence DNA contains the following:
- the mat2b gene encoding methionine adenosyltransferase 2 subunit beta: MAAPDLKVLVTGATGLLGRAVCREFESSGWFVIGTGYRRARPRLLRCDLTDEDAIRQLLHKYKPDVIVHCAAERRPDVVERHTDAAVNLNVNATSTLAKEAAACGAFFLYISSDYVFDGRNPPYGEDDVPNPLNIYGRTKLEGERETLRHCPGAVVLRVPVLFGEVESVMESAVTSLWVKVQEATEICTLDHCLQRFPTDARDVAAVCRKLSERARQDPSLRGIFHFSSNEQMTKYEMGVAIAQAFQLPSNHLIPLTEQPASSSALRPINSRLNCSRLQLLNLNVEPRPFTSAITDCLWPFTPDKRWRQTVFH, encoded by the exons ATGGCGGCCCCGGATCTGAAGGTTCTGGTTACCGGTGCAACGGGTCTGTTAGGGCGAGCCGTGTGCAGAGAGTTTGAGAGCAGCGGCTGGTTTGTCATTGGGACTGGATACAGGAGAGCcaggccccgcctcctccgctgtgacctcacagacGAGGACGCCATCAGGCAACTCCTGCACAAGTACAAG CCTGATGTGATCGTCCACTGTGCCGCAGAGAGACGTCCAGATGTggtagagagacacacagatgcagCTGTTAACCTCAACGTAAACGCCACGAGCACGCTCGCCAAGGAGGCAG CTGCGTGTGGAGCGTTCTTCCTCTACATCAGCAGCGACTACGTGTTTGACGGACGGAATCCTCCGTACGGAGAAGACGACGTCCCGAACCCGCTCAACATCTACGGACGAACAAaactggagggagagagagagacactgaggcaCTGTCCAG gtgcGGTGGTGCTCCGGGTGCCTGTTCTGTTCGGGGAGGTGGAGTCAGTGATGGAGAGCGCCGTCACGTCGCTGTGGGTCAAAGTTCAGGAGGCGACAGAGATCTGCACCCTGGATCACTGCCTGCAGAGGTTCCCCACCGACGCCCGGGACGTCGCCGCCGTCTGCAGGAAGCTGTCCGAGAGAGCAAGACAG GATCCGTCTCTCCGAGGCATCTTTCACTTCTCCTCTAACGAGCAGATGACCAAATATGAGATGGGCGTGGCCATCGCTCAGGCCTTCCAGTTGCCGTCCAATCACCTGATTcct ctgacaGAGCAGcccgcctcctcctcagctcttcGTCCAATCAACAGTCGTCTGAACTGTTCTCGTCTTCAGCTGCTGAATCTGAACGTGGAGCCGCGACCTTTCACCTCTGCCATCACTGACTGTCTGTGGCCGTTCACACCCGACAAACGCTGGAGACAGACAGTGTtccactga